Proteins encoded by one window of Candidatus Stoquefichus sp. SB1:
- the ftsW gene encoding putative lipid II flippase FtsW, translated as MKTKRITVLTLIIVVFGLISVYSSSHVWALYKYDDSLYYIKRQAIFACIGVIAMYVTSRIDYHLYKKYYKPIIGGCFLLMILVLIPGLGVVRGGSRSWFNFGVFALQPSELFKIGMIIFAAVYIEKNYYHMKKLRYSLRLLLVMGLGFLLIMLQPDFGSGIVMACSIVVMLIVSPFPFIYFISLGCLGVVGIVIMILSAPYRMERILSFLDPFQDPLGSGFQAIQALYAIGPGGLLGVGFDQSIQKHFYLPEPQTDFIFAIVAEEFGFLGGIILIGLYLWLFKTILQVSQNVKDMFGTLLMVGIVGMIGIQTLINLGVVVGLFPVTGVTLPLMSYGGTSLTITLMSIGILINISKSANCVL; from the coding sequence ATGAAAACAAAAAGGATTACAGTCTTAACTTTAATAATTGTTGTTTTTGGATTGATAAGTGTTTATAGCTCATCGCATGTTTGGGCACTCTATAAATATGATGATTCATTATATTATATTAAACGTCAAGCTATTTTTGCTTGTATTGGTGTCATTGCAATGTATGTCACATCCCGAATTGATTATCATCTTTATAAAAAGTATTATAAGCCAATTATTGGCGGATGTTTTCTTTTGATGATTTTGGTTTTGATTCCTGGTTTAGGAGTTGTCAGAGGTGGCAGCCGCAGTTGGTTTAATTTTGGTGTTTTTGCCTTGCAGCCGAGTGAGTTATTTAAGATAGGAATGATTATTTTTGCTGCGGTTTATATTGAAAAAAATTATTATCATATGAAGAAACTACGTTATAGTTTACGCTTGTTATTGGTAATGGGATTAGGGTTTTTGCTCATTATGTTACAACCTGATTTTGGAAGTGGAATCGTCATGGCATGCAGTATTGTGGTGATGTTAATTGTTTCACCTTTTCCTTTTATATATTTTATTTCTTTAGGTTGTTTAGGAGTAGTGGGAATTGTTATTATGATTTTATCTGCACCTTATCGAATGGAACGTATTTTATCTTTTCTTGATCCTTTTCAGGATCCACTTGGTAGTGGCTTTCAGGCTATTCAGGCACTGTATGCGATTGGTCCAGGAGGATTATTGGGTGTAGGATTTGATCAGAGTATTCAAAAACATTTTTATTTACCCGAACCACAAACTGATTTTATTTTTGCAATTGTTGCTGAAGAATTTGGCTTTTTAGGAGGAATTATTCTGATTGGACTTTATCTATGGCTATTTAAGACGATTTTACAAGTGAGTCAGAATGTCAAAGATATGTTTGGAACTTTACTGATGGTTGGTATTGTAGGAATGATTGGCATTCAAACTCTAATTAATTTAGGTGTTGTTGTAGGATTATTTCCAGTGACTGGTGTGACATTACCATTAATGTCGTATGGTGGAACCAGTTTAACAATTACATTAATGAGTATTGGAATTTTAATTAATATTTCGAAATCAGCAAATTGTGTGCTATAA
- the murG gene encoding undecaprenyldiphospho-muramoylpentapeptide beta-N-acetylglucosaminyltransferase, with the protein MKVIVSAGGTGGHLYPALALVEHIKTKEKDAEFLFVGTTDRLESQIVPQMGYAYRGLHVKGLVGNPIQKMKNAMIFMKSLSKSKQILKEFKPDIVVGFGGYPSASIVLAAAKMKIPTIIHEQNSIIGLTNKILIKKVDKIVCCYQKAYNEFPHEKTVLLGNPRASVVSHQRLLDIHDIYHIPIKRKTVVIVMGSLGSSSVNRVMKEALREIQHDAFDVVYVTGKNYYDEMKEELSDLSDSIHLVSYIEDMPSLIASCDLIVSRAGATTLAEITALGAASLIIPSPYVVANHQEYNAKELVDANAARWILEKDLDAATFVKEIRYLLNHEDVLKALRTNAQALGKPQACEDIYQEMLKTLERK; encoded by the coding sequence ATGAAAGTAATCGTAAGTGCAGGTGGAACAGGCGGACATTTATATCCTGCTTTGGCACTTGTTGAACATATAAAGACAAAGGAAAAAGATGCTGAATTTTTGTTTGTTGGTACAACTGATCGTTTAGAATCACAAATTGTTCCTCAAATGGGATATGCATATCGTGGATTGCATGTGAAAGGATTGGTAGGAAATCCTATTCAAAAAATGAAAAATGCAATGATATTTATGAAATCATTATCGAAATCTAAACAAATTTTGAAAGAATTTAAACCAGATATTGTTGTTGGATTTGGTGGTTATCCAAGTGCTTCAATTGTTTTAGCAGCTGCTAAAATGAAAATTCCAACAATAATCCATGAACAAAATTCAATTATTGGTCTCACAAATAAAATTTTAATAAAAAAAGTAGATAAGATTGTATGTTGTTATCAAAAGGCGTATAATGAATTTCCTCATGAAAAAACTGTTTTATTGGGAAATCCACGTGCAAGTGTTGTTTCACATCAGCGTCTTTTAGATATTCATGATATCTATCATATCCCTATAAAACGAAAAACAGTTGTGATTGTCATGGGAAGTTTAGGTTCATCATCAGTCAATCGTGTCATGAAGGAAGCGTTAAGAGAAATTCAACATGATGCATTTGATGTTGTTTATGTAACTGGTAAAAATTATTATGATGAAATGAAAGAAGAATTAAGTGATTTAAGTGATTCAATTCATTTGGTTAGTTATATTGAAGATATGCCAAGTTTAATTGCTAGTTGTGATTTGATTGTTTCTCGAGCAGGAGCAACGACTCTAGCAGAAATTACAGCTTTAGGAGCAGCATCTTTAATTATTCCAAGTCCTTATGTTGTGGCAAATCATCAAGAGTATAATGCAAAGGAATTGGTTGATGCTAATGCGGCTCGCTGGATTTTAGAAAAAGATTTGGATGCTGCCACTTTTGTTAAAGAAATCAGATATTTATTGAATCATGAAGATGTTTTAAAAGCGTTAAGAACAAATGCACAGGCATTAGGGAAACCTCAAGCTTGTGAAGATATATATCAGGAAATGTTAAAGACATTAGAAAGGAAATAG